Part of the Lolium rigidum isolate FL_2022 chromosome 6, APGP_CSIRO_Lrig_0.1, whole genome shotgun sequence genome, GGTCCCTGCCATCAAGGCTGCTCCACCACTTTGCTTGATACAATAGGTGATTATTGATCACCCGAGGGTTTTGATACACTAATTAAATCTCATCACCGTTGATACCAAGTTTGGTTACTCGAATACCATAAAATAAACATAGTGAAAAATAAAATGTTAGATATGGCAAAACCCTAGGGTTCCCATTGATATGCGGAAAGGGAGATGAATATGAAAAAATGTAATTATACTTAGATATATTCATGCACCTTGTATCATTCATTTTTTCActttcatatataagtattcctgtccttatatttatgcattttttttaCTTGTCAAGTTAGAGTTTTCTACCCTAGTAGTTTCTATTCTTAGGTTGTGTTTTTTACACTGGCTATTAGTACACTTCCTCATTTTTATTGGTTTGCGTAAAAAGATGGTTTGTATGCTTAAGAGGGAGAGAAAACACCCTCCCCAGATACGACCGTTCACCGATCCCAGGCATGCAACACCGATGGATCCATCTAGCCTTCACGCTAGAGTCTCGAGTTATTTAACTCTTGTCGGCTAGCTTCAAAAGCCGGCTAGTTTACGTATGCAAGTTTAGATACAAGCGGTGCTCGCCGACAAAATTCAGGCAACACACATAGCTCATATATCGTCGGTATCTATAACAATTTTGTCGAATTGCCTTAAAAGTTGGCCGGTGTGTTCAATGTTCCAAAAAAGCACCTCGCTAGATGGTTGTGAAGTTGCGTGTTAGCTATGGGGTTAGCTTTTCTGTAAAACCCCTCTAGTTTTATGAATTGGTCCCTGCCATCAAGGCTACCTGATCCCACATGATTTTGCGGCTGGCTCCACCACTGTTGCTCGATACAAGAGGTGATTATGATAAGCTAATTAAATCTGATCACCGTTGAGACCAAGTTTGGTTACTTGATCGAATACCATAAATAACCATAGTGAAAATAAAATGTTGGATGTGATAAAACCCTAGGGTTCCCTGCAATTGATATGCGGAAAGGGAGATGAATATGAAAAAAAATGTAATTATAGTTAGATATATTCATGCACCTTGTATCATTCCTTTTTTCACTTTCATATATAAGTCTTTCTGCCCTTAGatttatgtatttttttttacttgtCAAGCTAGAGTTTTCTACCCTAGTAGTTTCTATACTTAGGTTGTGTTTATTTACACTGTCTATTAGTACACTTCCTCATTTTTATTGGTTTGCGTAAAAAGATGGTTTGTATGCTTAAGAGGGAGAGAAAACACCCTCCCTAGATACGACCGTTCACCGATCCCATGCATGCAGCACCGATGGATCCATCTAGCCTTCACGCTAGAGTCTCAAGTTATTTAACTCTTGTCGGCTAGCTTCAAAAGCCGGCTGGTTTATGTATGCAAGTTTAGATACAAGTGGTGCTCGCCGACAAAATCCAGGCAACACACATAGCTCATCTATCGTCGGTATGTATAACAATTTTGTCGAATCGCCTTAAAAGTTGGCCGGTGTGTTCAATGTTTCGAAAAAGCACCTCGCTAGATGTTGTGAAGTTGCGTGTTAGCTACGGGGTTAGCTTTTCTGTAAAACCCCTCCAGTTTTATGAATTGGTCCCTGCTATCAAGGCTACCTGACCCAACATGATTTTGCGGCTGGCTCCACCACTGTTGCTCGATACAAGAGGTGATTATTGATCACCCTAGGGTTTTGATAAGCTAATTAAATCTGATCACCATTGAGATCAAGTTTGGTTACTCGATCGAATACCATAAATAACTATAGTGAAAATATGTTGGATATGATAAAACCCTAGGGTTCCCTGCAATTGATCTGTGGAAAGGGAGATGActatgaataaaaatatagttataCTTAGATATATTCACCTTGTAGCATCCCTTTTTCACTTTCATATATAAGTCTTCATGCCCTTAGATTTATGTATTATTTTACTTGTCAAGCTATAGTTTTCTACCCTAGTACATAAGTTCATTGTGTTTTATATGTTTAGGCTGCGTGTTTTTACACTGACTGATTTGCGTAAAAATACGGTTTGTAtgcttaggggggggggggggaagagaAAACACCCTCCCTAGATACGACCGTTCACCGACATGCAACACGTTCACTGACCCCACGCATGCAACACCGATGGATCCATCTGGCCTTCACGCTAGAGTCTCCAGTTATTGGACTCTTGTCGTTTAGCTTCAAAAGCCGGCTGGTTTACGTATGCAAGTTTAGATAGAAGTGGTGCTCGCTAAGCAAATGCAGGGAACACACATAGCTCATATGGCGTCGCTATCTATCAAGTACCTCGCTAGAGCCTGGCGGAGTTGCGTGTTAGCTATGGGGTCAACTTTTCCATAAGACCCCTTCAAGTTGTACAAATTTATGAATTGGTCCTTGCCCTCTTTTTGCGGCAGGCTCTGCCACTTTCACCGGATACAAGAGGTCATTGTTGACCACGTTTGTAGGCTTCTTTCGCATCGGTATATAAGTCTTCATGCCCTTAGATTTTTGTATTATTTTACTTGTCAAGATATAGTTTTCTACCCTAATAGATATGTTCATTGTGTTTTATATGTTTAGGCTGCGTGTTTTTTACACTGACTATTAGTACACTTCCTCGTTTTTATTGATTTGCGTAAAAATACGGTTTGTatgcttgggggggggggggggagaaaacACCATCCCTAGATACGACCGTTCACCGACATGCAACACCGATGGATCCATCTAGCTTCACGCTAGAGTCTCTAGTTATTGGACTCTTGTCGGTTAGCTTCAAAAGCCGGCTGGTTTACGTATGCAAGTTTCGATACAAACGGTGCTCGCTAAGCAAATGCAGGGAACACGCATAGCTCATCTGGCGCCGCTGTTTATCACACTTTTGTCGAATTGCCTTAAAAGTTGGCCGGTATGTTCAATGCTCCGAAAAAGCATCTCGCTAGAGTGTGGCGGGGTTGCGTGTTAGCTATGGGGTCAACTTTTGTGTAAAACCCCTTCAATTTGTACAGATTTATGAACTGTTCCTTGCCCTCAAGACTACCTAACCCCACATGATTTTGCGGCAGGCCCCGCCACTTTCACCGGATACAAGAGGTGATTGTTGACCATGTTTGTAGGCTTCTTTCGCGTCGGTTGATTTTTGAACTACTGATAGATGATTTGTGTCAGATTGCTTGAAGAGTCCTTGGTAACATGGAGGATGTTCGCCGATCTAGATGAAAAAACTtgcaaaattctaaaaaaatatactccctccgttttattTAATTGATTCGGATTTAGTATAAAtttatactaaattcgagtcaattaaaaaggaacggaggagtAATAAAACATGGAGGAACTCGTATAGTTTGTGTTGTTGCTCAGTCGATTAGTGTGCATTTGGAAATGAATGAATGGAGGAACACAAACACACACCTTTTCTCTATCACCGTCGGTCCATGGGCAGAGGCTTTGACCGACGATTCCTCCTGGCTGTCGTCAGGAAGCAACGCGTGCTGTAGCAAGAAGCGGCTCTCTCTCTTTCCTGGAAACAAAGAAAGTCCTTTGGGCGCGCTCGCCTCCCGGCCTCTTTTTGGTTTTTCACTCCACCGCGCCGTGCCGCGCCGCCGTTTActgcgcccccctctcctccaaatCTAccctccccttccccttcccactCCACTCCCCTCCCTCTCGCCCGCTCCGCTCCGCTCGCCTTCATcattccttgcttcctccctcccCATTTCACGAGATCCCCATCCCCATCTCGCCGCCGTTCCATGCTGCATTAGCACACCCCGCCCGCCCGAGATCCACCTCACCTGCCGCTCGGCGGGAGCCATGTCCAACCGCCAGCACCATCCGCCGCCAATGCCGGACACGCTCTCcgacgccttcgccgccgccgtgctcctctCCTCCAACGACAAGCCCGACACGCTCCCGCCAGGCCGCCTCTCCCCCGTCTCCCCGCTCCCACACTCCTCCTCCAAGCACCACACCCCGAGCTCCTCCTCGGGCTCCTCCGGCTCCGTCTCCCGCGCGCCCGCCTTCGCCTCCCGCCGGAGCCACTCAGGCGAGATCCCGCTCCCCTCCGACTGCCCTCCCCGCGGCGCCGCCCGCCCGGGCCACCGCCGCACCGGCTCCGGCCCCCTCATCTTCACCTCCAACTCCACCTCCAACTCCGCCACCTCCCCTCTCACCCACACACTCCCCGCGGGCAACATCTGCCCCACCGGCCGCCTCGCGAAACCCCTGCCCAGCCTCTCCaccccgccgcccccgcccccgccccgcgCCATCCGCCACGACGTGCTCGGCTCCGGCACCGGCCACTACGGCCACGGCAGCATCATGCGCTCCCGCAGCGGCGGCGTCGCGGCCCCCGAGGAGGACGCCATGGTCCGGCGCGCCATGTCCAGCGCCGACCCGGAGGAGCTCAAGCGGGCGGGCAACGAGCAGTACAAGAAGGGCTACTTCGACGAGGCGCTCAGGCTCTACGACCGCGCGCTCGCGCTCTGCCCGGACAATGCCGCCTGCCGGGCCAACCGGGCCGCCGCGCTCACCGGGCTCCGCcgattcggggacgccatcaaggagtgCGAGGAGGCCGTCAGGATCGACCCGTCCTACGGACGCGCGCACCAGCGACTCGCATCGCTACACATAAGGTGAATTGCTCGTCTCGTCCGCGCGCGTCTACGGCGGCCGCCGTAAACATCCATTTCCTGGATCTATGGAATTACAATTACCGCGAAAAGCTTTTGTCTTTCTTGCGCTACCTCACGCCAGGTTAATTTCTCCGACGATCTACATGGTTTCGCCCCCACACCCACAATGCAGCGAACTATGCCAACCCAAAGTTGCCATTTTTAGCACTAGGGCTTACAACAAAACTGACATGGCCGCGCGCGGTGCGCTGCTTCCCTTTCATTATTGGCCTGGTAACGCAACACGATTTCTGCAGCAGTGGGCACAAGTTCTTCTTACCTTTTTCTCGGAATGCTTGGCGAGTTGGCATCCAAAAGGAAAACCGATTGATCTCAAGTGGGCACTGCTTTGCTTtacgcgccgctggatttccctccTTTGGCATCGAAATATCTGCTTTTTCCACTTCTATCACAAGCACAAATAGCTGAATTTGGAACGGAACATAAATGGCAACATTACAAACACCTTGTTTCTGCTCCTTTTTGCTATAGTTAGTAATTCGGTCAACACGAGTTTCCACCTACATTTATCTAATGGTAGTACCAGATTAAGCGGCGATGTGCAAATTTTCCATCTGATTATACTGAATTGCAGGTTAGGGCACATTGAGGATGCTCAGAAGCACCTTTCCCTCGCAACCGCGCAGCCTGACCTCCTAGAGCTACACAAACTACAAACGGTGGAGAAGCACCTGGGAAGATGTCTTGATTCACGCAAGGCTGGGGACTGGAAGAGTGTGCTGAGGGAATGTGATGCCGCCATTGCGGCTGGAGCTGACTCCTCTGCTCTGGTTAGATTCTTCCCATCATCTACGCTCTTACGTTAACTTGTGATTTGTTGATTAGAGAATAATATGTTGCTAATGTAATCCACCACCTGCAGCTCTTTGCCTCAAGAGCAGAAGCTCTTCTCCGGCTCAATCAGCTCGATGAGGCTGATATGGCCATCTCTAGTGCTTCCAAGTTGGATTATTATTCTTCATGCGCCTCAGACACCAAATTCTGTGGATTCTTTGCCAACACATACCTCTATTACGCACATGCGCAAGTTGATATCGCACTGGGAAGGTAATTCAGTGATTACTCATTTAATTTGCAGGAATACGCATAGGTTACCATTAGCTGTACTCTTACATGACTTTGACACTACTGAACATTTTTCAGGTTCGACCATGCTGTCTCTTCAGCTGATAAGGCCAGGATAATTGATCCAAGAAATGTTGAAGTGATAACAATGCACAACAATGTGAAAGCTGTTGCAAGAGCACGATCTCTAGGGAATGAGCTATTTAAATCTGGAAACTTTTCAGAAGCTTGCGTAGCTTATGGCGATGGGCTCAAACACCACCTTGTGAATCCAGTCCTTCACTGCAATAGGGCAGCTTGCAGGTTCAAGCTAGGGCAGTGGGAGAAGTCTGTTGAGGACTGCAATGAAGCCCTCAAGATTCAACCAAACTACACCAAGGCTCTGCTGAGGCGTGCAGCTTCCTATGATAAGGTAGCACATTATCTAGCTATTTCTGCTTTCCTGATTTTGAGTTTGAGAAACTCACTGCCGTTGCATTGTTGCGTATTTGGTGGTTAGATGGAGCGGTGGGCTGAATCTGTGAAAGATTATGAGGTTCTCAGAAGGGAACTCCCAGGTGACACGGAGGTGGCTGAGGCCTATTTCCATGCTCAGGTTGCCCTCAAATCATCTCGGGGTGAGGAGGTATCTAACTTGAAGTTTGGAGGAGAGGTTGAAGCAATTACAGGAATGGACCAATTCCAGATGGCTACTTCCTTGCCAGGTTTGTCTTATTGGCTCGTgtgcttgtttttttttgttttttgcgggGAGTGTCCTGGTTTCTTGTATTAGCCTTATTACACACATATTAACTgatactctttatcgaaaaaataaaaataaaaataactgaAAATAATGCAGTACTATTATGTAGAGTTTCCTCAAATAATACGACACACCTACCCATTCCTTAAAATCAAGCATAAAGGCAGCAATATTATCATGTAGCTTAGCCTTGTATTTGATAGTCAACATATTAATTCAAATCACCCCTGAAAACAGATAGTGAATTGTGGAAAATATTTGCAAaattccaaggtggtgccccttaAAGTTTGGACTGGTGCACTAATAGTATCTTATTTCTGGTATTTTTGTTCGCTTCGGGTGTATTTCAGGAGTCTATTATCAGTCTGTTCCATAATGTAGGATGTTTTGCCAAGCTAAAATAGCTTGCCAAAACGTTTTACATTATGGAACAGAGAGAGTACAAAAGGAGTGGCAGTTGACTGGGAACCAAAACAATGGATTTGGTTTTTCTATCTGTTTTGCTAGGTTAACCTTGCTACAGATGTAAAACACTTATTATCAGTCTGTTCCATAATGTAGGACGTTTTGGCAATCTAAAATAGTTGCTGCTTCTCAGGAATGAGCAAGCCCATTTGATCAGCCTTATATCTTGGAGTGCTTTGCTTCTTCTGTTCATATCGTGCGCCTGCACTTCATGATGTTGACTTGGAGTTGAGCAATATTTTTTAATTTACTGTAATCTTCACTTTTGCTGATAGGCATGAGGTTGTACCACCAGTTGTTAGTACTTATTACTGTTTAGTGCCCTGCAAGCAATTGTTGACGTGGCATATACTTTGCTGGCATTTTGtacttttctatttatttctgaAAATCTGTACCAATGCCAGTTGGAAGTACATAATTCAGTCACATTCTTCTGTCTTTTACATTGTCTGTCTTGTAGCAATGATGAAAGTCCTTGGGTTTTCTTTGTCTGATGCACTCTCGTTTGAAATGTACAGGTGTTTCAGTTGTCCATTTCATGACACCTTTGAATCAGCAGTGCTGCAAAATTTCGCCGTTTGTGAATGCACTCTGCAACAAATACCCATCTGTTAATTTCCTCAAGGTAAGTAGTTGTGAGTTCAATGGTCCATCCTTCTCATGTTCCTGGCTCTGGCCTAGTTTTGACATGGTATTATGTTCTTTCACGTAGGTGGATGTGAACGAGAGTCCTGCTGTTGCACGTGCGGAAAATGTCAGGACGGTTCCAACATTCAAAATCTACAAGAATGCAGTAAGAGTGAAGGAGATGATCTGCCCCACCCAACAACTGCTGGAGTACTCGGTGAGGCACTACGGGGTTTAGGCAACGAAGAGCAGTTCCGACATTCCCAAGCGCCTCCCGCTCCCCTCGAGCAAACCATGGGCTAGACCCGGAGCAGAGCCAGCGGAGATAACCTCCTTGGCGAGCGCAAAGCATgaaaagaagatgagagacgagagaGAAGAGCAGCTTCCACCCCCCGACCTTTTTTTCCATCCGCGCGACGACGGTCTTCCCATTTTCGCACCCATTTGTTGATTACCAACTTATTTTGTTCTTCTTCCATTTTTCCGTGCGTACATCATTGTTCCCTTTAGAACAACAAAAACATTATCTTCCGATTCGTGGAAGAGCGACTGTAAATTTTCTTACTTCCATGTTTACCGGACAAGCCCAAGGAAAGAAAAAGTATAGATGCCATTTGTACTCTTTAAACCCAATCGATCTTGTTATGTGCAAGTTTAAGGTCACCATTGTCTCCACTAACCTCACACCTTTGCCATGATCAGTTAGTTGATCACAGACACAAGCACAGCATGGACGAACTGCGCAATGTGCGTCCGTGCTGAGATCTGTGTTACAGTGACCGGAGAAGAACTTGTGAGGAATGGTAGGTTTGGATGATAGGTTAAGGTGGAGGTGTGGTACTCTGTCAGGAGGAAGCTATTATTGTGGCATTGGCATGTGCCGTGGCATAGGATCCCCGGCCCTGTGTTGACCGTTTTGTTAGTTGTTCTTGGTAGCAGCAGGTCCAGGTGGACCAGGTAataatccatccatccatccatccatccacgaCCACGAGGCCGACACGCTCTCGTCCAGCCCTTGTGTGCCGAGACTGCCCCGTTTTGGCATCTCCTCCCTCGTCCAGATCGGCGCGCACTTGCTCTCCGCCCTGTGTCGCTGTCCGGCGGCGGCGCCAGGTAGGGCGCTCGTGAAGCATATGGGCGCCACCACCGTCCGTCGTGGTGGTAGGAGGAGGACGCGTCGGCCATGTTCGCTGGAAATGCAGCTCGCGATTGGTCAGATGCGAAGGAGAAACAACACATGTCCCTTTGTGTGCATCTGGGTCGCTGTTTAGTTTGCCATGGCCAACAGTGCGCGTGCGTGGTCCGCCGGAGCAGTGCCGCGCCGACCGCGGCGGTCCCTGGCGCTGCGTAAATTCCtccccgccgctgccggcgcgCCAGGCCACGAGAGGCGAGGGCCGGCGGGACGAGGTACGTCGATGATGGCCCATGACACGTGCCGTGGGCTTCTTAGTTGGCTGTGGACCGCCCCAGACCAAGTAGCAGGCCAGGCCAAGGCCTTCTACAGTTCTATCCAAGGCCTCCTACATTGTAAGCCTTCCAGCCCCCTACCCGTTTGGGCCGTTGCCACacctttactttttttttctgcACGAAAGCGCAAAAAAGAAAACATTGCGTTTTGATACATTGGTGGAAAATAAGgttatttacatgttcagagaagAACTAACACCATGTCACCCAATGGACATAACTAGCGTAGGtgtgtttcgaaaaaaaaactaacTAGCCATGTGTCAGGCCAGGCCGGGCCAAGGAAGCCCGATAGTGAAAAATCAGACCCAAGCCTGGTCCGACCCAATCAAAAGCCCAGAAAGCACATCGGGCCGGGCCACTTTGTTAAACGCAGATTTTGAGCTACCCAGGCCTAGCCCGGCCTGATTGTTGGACCAATATTTTCAGGCCTAGGCCTACGATTTTTGGGCCGGGcctcgggctgcccatggccaggcacCTACGGAAACAGCTGATGAATGCGCCGAGCCCCCGCTTGAGCCAACTAGTGTGCTTCAGCCTTGATCGTGTCTAGAAGGAGGCCACAGAGGGCATGACTGATGGAGGGGCAGGGCGTTGTCGGAGACGGCCGCATTGCCATGCTTTCAAACCCAGCATGATTACCTGCGCAGCAAGCGAGGGGTGGATTGAAGTGATTTGGGCCACCAATCCTCGAGAGGTCCTCGCTCCTCGGCAACAGGAgacagggccggtcctgagatttcggAGGCCCGGGCAAAATTAAAATTTTAGGCCCCTCTTactatttttttttgc contains:
- the LOC124667124 gene encoding inactive TPR repeat-containing thioredoxin TTL3-like, with protein sequence MSNRQHHPPPMPDTLSDAFAAAVLLSSNDKPDTLPPGRLSPVSPLPHSSSKHHTPSSSSGSSGSVSRAPAFASRRSHSGEIPLPSDCPPRGAARPGHRRTGSGPLIFTSNSTSNSATSPLTHTLPAGNICPTGRLAKPLPSLSTPPPPPPPRAIRHDVLGSGTGHYGHGSIMRSRSGGVAAPEEDAMVRRAMSSADPEELKRAGNEQYKKGYFDEALRLYDRALALCPDNAACRANRAAALTGLRRFGDAIKECEEAVRIDPSYGRAHQRLASLHIRLGHIEDAQKHLSLATAQPDLLELHKLQTVEKHLGRCLDSRKAGDWKSVLRECDAAIAAGADSSALLFASRAEALLRLNQLDEADMAISSASKLDYYSSCASDTKFCGFFANTYLYYAHAQVDIALGRFDHAVSSADKARIIDPRNVEVITMHNNVKAVARARSLGNELFKSGNFSEACVAYGDGLKHHLVNPVLHCNRAACRFKLGQWEKSVEDCNEALKIQPNYTKALLRRAASYDKMERWAESVKDYEVLRRELPGDTEVAEAYFHAQVALKSSRGEEVSNLKFGGEVEAITGMDQFQMATSLPGVSVVHFMTPLNQQCCKISPFVNALCNKYPSVNFLKVDVNESPAVARAENVRTVPTFKIYKNAVRVKEMICPTQQLLEYSVRHYGV